A DNA window from Brassica napus cultivar Da-Ae chromosome C1, Da-Ae, whole genome shotgun sequence contains the following coding sequences:
- the LOC111215162 gene encoding uncharacterized protein LOC111215162 isoform X4 yields MKASEDIMGRRTVAGKVVKESYGTAKHQHTFTSFGARGCRNCLRCTLLLVKGRNLYGLLTLRQRWANEEDRVKMVSVVLIRLLLNARGKHVGYGFVEFASSNQAKMALERKNRQSLHCSKIILDEAPDFVEEAAVPIKTLFIASFPRYSTEISDIIDFFKDVGQVVRVRLEINDRGRFVGCGFVDFASANQANKALQNKNGEYLHDRKIFLADGSGATFIPPKFCIDHKVWYEEEDYLQEESLRLDSIQDVAAMEEGPDETPHSANKEVLLIANLSPQTTKTEQIIRFFKVVGSVVSVRLIVDHECKHVGYGFVEFDSSYEAEKALKELNGEYLHDHKILLMRGLDDETPHSVEEAATVRNKTLFVSGLSRQTKISEIVNFFKDVGEVVHVRLIVDRWGNLQGKGFVEFASANEAMKALEKKNGEYLNGSDVFLAVFETPPYHRRPKYFIDHKVWYQDYLQRESLEIKEDVAAVEKGLDETPHFTEEIVRKKTVFVDGLSYNTRISDIINFFKDVREEIIRVRFIVDGRGDHVGCCFVEMATANAAKKAVQENYNTSKFFVYAAEIAAPCPFQPKYKLADLAEKLWYEDSLRQKSLCGQKLKPILNENKEAAVPIRTLFIASLSRHSTQISDIIDFFKDVGQVVRVRLEINDRGKFVGCGFVDFASANQANKALQNKNGEYLHDRKIFLADGSGATFIPPKFCIDHKVWYEEEDYLQEESLRLDSIQDVAAMEEGPDETPHSANKEVLLIANLSPQTTKTEQIIRFFEVVGSVVSVRLIVDHECKHVGYGFVEFDSSYEAEKALKELNGEYLHDHKILLMRGLDDETPHSVEEAATVRNKTLFVSGLSRQTKISEIVNFFKDVGEVVHVRLIVRRWGNLHGKGFVEFASANEAMKALEKKNGEYLNGSDVFLAYFETPPYHRRPKYFIDHKVWYQDYLQRESLEIKEDVAAVEKGLDETPHFTEEIVRKKTVFVDGLSYNTRISDIINFFKDVGEEIIRVRLIVDGRGDHVGCCFVEMATANAAKKVVQENYKTNKFFVYAAEIAAPYPFQPKYKLADLAEKLWYEDSLCEKSLFGQKPKPILSIKKVMEYRYCKKTTFSDEE; encoded by the exons ATGAAAGCGAGTGAGGATATTATGGGGAGAAGAACTGTCGCTGGCAAGGTTGTTAAAGAAAGCTACGGTACTGCTAAACACCAACACACTTTCACT TCTTTTGGTGCGAGGGGATGCAGAAATTGCCTCCGTTGTACCCTTTTACTAGTGAAAGGACGGAATCTCTATGGGTTACTGACCTTGAGGCAG CGATGGGCTAATGAAGAAGACAGGGTAAAGATGGTAAGCGTTGTTCTAATTCGTCTTCTGCTCAACGCCCGGGGCAAGCATGTGGGTTATGGTTTTGTTGAATTTGCTTCTTCTAACCAAGCAAAGATG GCGCTAGAAAGGAAGAACCGTCAATCTTTGCATTGTAGCAAGATTATTCTAGATGAAGCTCCCGATTTTGTTGAG GAAGCTGCCGTACCAATAAAGACTCTGTTTATTGCCTCTTTCCCTCGCTATTCAACTGAAATATCAGATAT CATCGACTTCTTCAAAGATGTTGGACAAGTTGTTCGTGTTCGACTTGAAATCAACGACAGAGGCAGGTTTGTTGGCTGTGGCTTTGTTGACTTTGCTTCTGCCAACCAGGCAAATAAG GCCCTGCAAAATAAGAACGGTGAATATTTGCACGATCGCAAGATTTTTCTTGCTGATGGCAGTGGAGCTACTTTCATTCCACCCAA GTTTTGTATAGACCACAAGGTTTG GTACGAAGAAGAAGACTACCTTCAAGAAGAAAGCCTTCGGTTAGACTCTATCCAAGATGTGGCGGCGATGGAAGAAGGACCTGACGAAACTCCCCATTCTGCTAATAAG GAAGTACTCCTTATTGCCAATCTTTCTCCCCAAACAACTAAAACAGAACAGAT CATCCGTTTCTTCAAAGTTGTTGGGAGTGTTGTTTCTGTTCGCCTTATTGTAGATCACGAGTGTAAGCATGTGGGCTATGGCTTTGTTGAATTTGATTCTTCTTACGAAGCAGAGAAG GCTCTGAAAGAGTTGAATGGTGAATATTTGCATGATCACAAGATTCTGTTGATGAGAGGACTTGATGATGAAACTCCCCATTCCGTTGAG GAAGCTGCCACTGTAAGAAATAAGACGCTCTTTGTTTCCGGTCTCTCTCGCCAAACCAAAATATCAGAAAT CGTCAATTTCTTTAAAGATGTTGGAGAAGTTGTTCATGTTCGACTTATTGTAGACCGCTGGGGTAACCTTCAAGGGAAAggctttgttgagtttgcttctGCTAACGAGGCAATGAAG GCGCTGGAAAAGAAAAACGGTGAATATTTGAACGGTAGCGATGTTTTCCTTGCTGTTTTTGAGACACCTCCATACCACCGACGACCCAA gtATTTCATAGATCACAAGGTTTG GTACCAAGACTACCTTCAACGAGAAAGCCTTGAGATAAAAGAAGATGTGGCGGCAGTGGAAAAAGGACTTGATGAAACCCCCCATTTTACTGAG GAAATTGTAAGAAAAAAGACGGTCTTTGTTGACGGACTCTCTTACAACACAAGAATATCAGATAT catcAACTTCTTCAAAGATGTTCGAGAAGAAATTATTCGTGTTCGATTTATTGTAGACGGCAGGGGTGACCATGTGGGCTGTTGCTTTGTTGAGATGGCTACTGCTAACGCAGCGAAGAAG GCGGTGCAGGAGAATTATAACACTAGCAAGTTTTTTGTTTACGCTGCTGAGATAGCTGCTCCATGTCCTTTCCAACCCAa GTACAAGCTTGCAGACCTTGCCGAGAAACTTTG GTACGAAGATAGCCTTCGCCAAAAAAGCCTTTGTGGTCAGAAGCTCAAACCCATTCTGAATGAAAACAAG GAAGCTGCCGTACCAATAAGGACTCTGTTTATTGCCTCTTTATCTCGCCATTCAACTCAAATATCAGATAT CATCGACTTCTTCAAAGATGTTGGACAAGTTGTTCGTGTTCGACTTGAAATCAACGACAGAGGCAAGTTTGTTGGCTGTGGCTTTGTTGACTTTGCTTCTGCCAACCAGGCAAATAAG GCCCTGCAAAATAAGAACGGTGAATATTTGCACGATCGCAAGATTTTTCTTGCTGATGGCAGTGGAGCTACTTTCATTCCACCCAA GTTTTGTATAGACCACAAGGTTTG GTACGAAGAAGAAGACTACCTTCAAGAAGAAAGCCTTCGGTTAGACTCTATCCAAGATGTGGCGGCGATGGAAGAAGGACCTGACGAAACTCCCCATTCTGCTAATAAG GAAGTACTCCTTATTGCCAATCTTTCTCCCCAAACAACTAAAACAGAACAGAT CATCCGTTTCTTCGAAGTTGTTGGGAGTGTTGTTTCTGTTCGCCTTATTGTAGACCACGAGTGTAAGCATGTGGGCTATGGCTTTGTTGAATTTGATTCTTCTTACGAAGCAGAGAAG GCTCTGAAAGAGTTGAATGGTGAATATTTGCATGATCACAAGATTCTGTTGATGAGAGGACTTGATGATGAAACTCCCCATTCCGTTGAG GAAGCTGCCACTGTAAGAAATAAGACACTCTTTGTTTCCGGTCTCTCTCGCCAAACCAAAATATCAGAAAT CGTCAATTTCTTTAAAGATGTTGGAGAAGTTGTTCATGTTCGACTTATTGTACGCCGCTGGGGTAACCTTCACGGGAAAggctttgttgagtttgcttctGCTAACGAGGCAATGAAG GCGCTGGAAAAGAAAAACGGTGAATATTTGAACGGTAGCGATGTTTTCCTTGCTTATTTTGAGACACCTCCATACCACCGAAGACCCAA gtATTTCATAGATCACAAGGTTTG GTACCAAGACTACCTTCAACGAGAAAGCCTTGAGATAAAAGAAGATGTGGCGGCAGTGGAAAAAGGACTTGATGAAACCCCCCATTTTACTGAG GAAATTGTAAGAAAAAAGACGGTCTTTGTTGACGGACTCTCTTACAACACAAGAATATCAGATAT CATCAACTTCTTCAAAGATGTTGGAGAAGAAATTATTCGTGTTCGACTTATTGTAGACGGCAGGGGTGACCATGTGGGCTGTTGCTTTGTTGAGATGGCTACTGCTAACGCAGCGAAGAAG GTCGTGCAGGAGAATTATAAAACTAACAAGTTTTTTGTTTACGCTGCTGAGATAGCTGCTCCATATCCTTTCCAACCCAa GTACAAGCTTGCAGACCTTGCCGAGAAACTTTG GTATGAAGATAGCCTTTGCGAAAAAAGCCTTTTTGGTCAGAAGCCCAAACCCATTCTGAGTATAAAAAAGGTGATGGAATATCGTTATTGTAAGAAGACTACCTTCTCTGACGAGGAgtga
- the LOC111215162 gene encoding uncharacterized protein LOC111215162 isoform X5 — MVSVVLIRLLLNARGKHVGYGFVEFASSNQAKMALERKNRQSLHCSKIILDEAPDFVEEAAVPIKTLFIASFPRYSTEISDIIDFFKDVGQVVRVRLEINDRGRFVGCGFVDFASANQANKALQNKNGEYLHDRKIFLADGSGATFIPPKFCIDHKVWYEEEDYLQEESLRLDSIQDVAAMEEGPDETPHSANKEVLLIANLSPQTTKTEQIIRFFKVVGSVVSVRLIVDHECKHVGYGFVEFDSSYEAEKALKELNGEYLHDHKILLMRGLDDETPHSVEEAATVRNKTLFVSGLSRQTKISEIVNFFKDVGEVVHVRLIVDRWGNLQGKGFVEFASANEAMKALEKKNGEYLNGSDVFLAVFETPPYHRRPKYFIDHKVWYQDYLQRESLEIKEDVAAVEKGLDETPHFTEEIVRKKTVFVDGLSYNTRISDIINFFKDVREEIIRVRFIVDGRGDHVGCCFVEMATANAAKKAVQENYNTSKFFVYAAEIAAPCPFQPKYKLADLAEKLWYEDSLRQKSLCGQKLKPILNENKEAAVPIRTLFIASLSRHSTQISDIIDFFKDVGQVVRVRLEINDRGKFVGCGFVDFASANQANKALQNKNGEYLHDRKIFLADGSGATFIPPKFCIDHKVWYEEEDYLQEESLRLDSIQDVAAMEEGPDETPHSANKEVLLIANLSPQTTKTEQIIRFFEVVGSVVSVRLIVDHECKHVGYGFVEFDSSYEAEKALKELNGEYLHDHKILLMRGLDDETPHSVEEAATVRNKTLFVSGLSRQTKISEIVNFFKDVGEVVHVRLIVRRWGNLHGKGFVEFASANEAMKALEKKNGEYLNGSDVFLAYFETPPYHRRPKYFIDHKVWYQDYLQRESLEIKEDVAAVEKGLDETPHFTEEIVRKKTVFVDGLSYNTRISDIINFFKDVGEEIIRVRLIVDGRGDHVGCCFVEMATANAAKKVVQENYKTNKFFVYAAEIAAPYPFQPKYKLADLAEKLWYEDSLCEKSLFGQKPKPILSIKKVMEYRYCKKTTFSDEE, encoded by the exons ATGGTAAGCGTTGTTCTAATTCGTCTTCTGCTCAACGCCCGGGGCAAGCATGTGGGTTATGGTTTTGTTGAATTTGCTTCTTCTAACCAAGCAAAGATG GCGCTAGAAAGGAAGAACCGTCAATCTTTGCATTGTAGCAAGATTATTCTAGATGAAGCTCCCGATTTTGTTGAG GAAGCTGCCGTACCAATAAAGACTCTGTTTATTGCCTCTTTCCCTCGCTATTCAACTGAAATATCAGATAT CATCGACTTCTTCAAAGATGTTGGACAAGTTGTTCGTGTTCGACTTGAAATCAACGACAGAGGCAGGTTTGTTGGCTGTGGCTTTGTTGACTTTGCTTCTGCCAACCAGGCAAATAAG GCCCTGCAAAATAAGAACGGTGAATATTTGCACGATCGCAAGATTTTTCTTGCTGATGGCAGTGGAGCTACTTTCATTCCACCCAA GTTTTGTATAGACCACAAGGTTTG GTACGAAGAAGAAGACTACCTTCAAGAAGAAAGCCTTCGGTTAGACTCTATCCAAGATGTGGCGGCGATGGAAGAAGGACCTGACGAAACTCCCCATTCTGCTAATAAG GAAGTACTCCTTATTGCCAATCTTTCTCCCCAAACAACTAAAACAGAACAGAT CATCCGTTTCTTCAAAGTTGTTGGGAGTGTTGTTTCTGTTCGCCTTATTGTAGATCACGAGTGTAAGCATGTGGGCTATGGCTTTGTTGAATTTGATTCTTCTTACGAAGCAGAGAAG GCTCTGAAAGAGTTGAATGGTGAATATTTGCATGATCACAAGATTCTGTTGATGAGAGGACTTGATGATGAAACTCCCCATTCCGTTGAG GAAGCTGCCACTGTAAGAAATAAGACGCTCTTTGTTTCCGGTCTCTCTCGCCAAACCAAAATATCAGAAAT CGTCAATTTCTTTAAAGATGTTGGAGAAGTTGTTCATGTTCGACTTATTGTAGACCGCTGGGGTAACCTTCAAGGGAAAggctttgttgagtttgcttctGCTAACGAGGCAATGAAG GCGCTGGAAAAGAAAAACGGTGAATATTTGAACGGTAGCGATGTTTTCCTTGCTGTTTTTGAGACACCTCCATACCACCGACGACCCAA gtATTTCATAGATCACAAGGTTTG GTACCAAGACTACCTTCAACGAGAAAGCCTTGAGATAAAAGAAGATGTGGCGGCAGTGGAAAAAGGACTTGATGAAACCCCCCATTTTACTGAG GAAATTGTAAGAAAAAAGACGGTCTTTGTTGACGGACTCTCTTACAACACAAGAATATCAGATAT catcAACTTCTTCAAAGATGTTCGAGAAGAAATTATTCGTGTTCGATTTATTGTAGACGGCAGGGGTGACCATGTGGGCTGTTGCTTTGTTGAGATGGCTACTGCTAACGCAGCGAAGAAG GCGGTGCAGGAGAATTATAACACTAGCAAGTTTTTTGTTTACGCTGCTGAGATAGCTGCTCCATGTCCTTTCCAACCCAa GTACAAGCTTGCAGACCTTGCCGAGAAACTTTG GTACGAAGATAGCCTTCGCCAAAAAAGCCTTTGTGGTCAGAAGCTCAAACCCATTCTGAATGAAAACAAG GAAGCTGCCGTACCAATAAGGACTCTGTTTATTGCCTCTTTATCTCGCCATTCAACTCAAATATCAGATAT CATCGACTTCTTCAAAGATGTTGGACAAGTTGTTCGTGTTCGACTTGAAATCAACGACAGAGGCAAGTTTGTTGGCTGTGGCTTTGTTGACTTTGCTTCTGCCAACCAGGCAAATAAG GCCCTGCAAAATAAGAACGGTGAATATTTGCACGATCGCAAGATTTTTCTTGCTGATGGCAGTGGAGCTACTTTCATTCCACCCAA GTTTTGTATAGACCACAAGGTTTG GTACGAAGAAGAAGACTACCTTCAAGAAGAAAGCCTTCGGTTAGACTCTATCCAAGATGTGGCGGCGATGGAAGAAGGACCTGACGAAACTCCCCATTCTGCTAATAAG GAAGTACTCCTTATTGCCAATCTTTCTCCCCAAACAACTAAAACAGAACAGAT CATCCGTTTCTTCGAAGTTGTTGGGAGTGTTGTTTCTGTTCGCCTTATTGTAGACCACGAGTGTAAGCATGTGGGCTATGGCTTTGTTGAATTTGATTCTTCTTACGAAGCAGAGAAG GCTCTGAAAGAGTTGAATGGTGAATATTTGCATGATCACAAGATTCTGTTGATGAGAGGACTTGATGATGAAACTCCCCATTCCGTTGAG GAAGCTGCCACTGTAAGAAATAAGACACTCTTTGTTTCCGGTCTCTCTCGCCAAACCAAAATATCAGAAAT CGTCAATTTCTTTAAAGATGTTGGAGAAGTTGTTCATGTTCGACTTATTGTACGCCGCTGGGGTAACCTTCACGGGAAAggctttgttgagtttgcttctGCTAACGAGGCAATGAAG GCGCTGGAAAAGAAAAACGGTGAATATTTGAACGGTAGCGATGTTTTCCTTGCTTATTTTGAGACACCTCCATACCACCGAAGACCCAA gtATTTCATAGATCACAAGGTTTG GTACCAAGACTACCTTCAACGAGAAAGCCTTGAGATAAAAGAAGATGTGGCGGCAGTGGAAAAAGGACTTGATGAAACCCCCCATTTTACTGAG GAAATTGTAAGAAAAAAGACGGTCTTTGTTGACGGACTCTCTTACAACACAAGAATATCAGATAT CATCAACTTCTTCAAAGATGTTGGAGAAGAAATTATTCGTGTTCGACTTATTGTAGACGGCAGGGGTGACCATGTGGGCTGTTGCTTTGTTGAGATGGCTACTGCTAACGCAGCGAAGAAG GTCGTGCAGGAGAATTATAAAACTAACAAGTTTTTTGTTTACGCTGCTGAGATAGCTGCTCCATATCCTTTCCAACCCAa GTACAAGCTTGCAGACCTTGCCGAGAAACTTTG GTATGAAGATAGCCTTTGCGAAAAAAGCCTTTTTGGTCAGAAGCCCAAACCCATTCTGAGTATAAAAAAGGTGATGGAATATCGTTATTGTAAGAAGACTACCTTCTCTGACGAGGAgtga